The following are from one region of the Prionailurus bengalensis isolate Pbe53 chromosome A2, Fcat_Pben_1.1_paternal_pri, whole genome shotgun sequence genome:
- the CSPG5 gene encoding chondroitin sulfate proteoglycan 5 isoform X2 codes for MGRAGGGGPGRGPPPLLLLLGAALVLAARAAPAREAGSAVEAHEQVKSILAREPTANETREKAGPPAAEEDETSWTAPGGEQAMMGPSVGPEEVLEASAAVTGAPWLEADSPGLGGVTAEAGSGDTQALPATLPAPKEALGQSSMAPSIPKATEASRPPSPTPGDMLSPGPEHPKESPLEVWLNLGGSTHDPQGPEPTFPFQGTMEPQPASDIIDIDYFEGLDGEGRGADLESFPGSPGTSEHHPDTGGETPSWSLLDLYDDFTPFDESDFYPTTSFYDDLDEEEEEEEDDKDAAGGGDLEDESDLLVPTEKPGLGPGTGQPTSRWHAVPPQHTLGMVPGSSIALRPRPGEPGRDLTPSENGTECRSGFVRHNGSCRSVCDLFPSYCHNGGQCYLVENIGAFCRCNTQDYIWHKGMRCESIITDFQVMCVAVGSAALVLLLLFMMTVFFAKKLYLLKTENTKLRRTNKFRTPSELHNDNFSLSTIAEGSHPNDHLGIGDYSKEQNGPKPCPMELTSQGHDVPTSTTCLVLRAPLGWNFSTLCCK; via the exons ATGGGccgagccgggggcgggggcccgGGCCGGGGGCCGCCgcctctgctgctgcttctggggGCCGCGCTGGTCCTCGCCGCCCGGGCCGCGCCGG CCCGTGAGGCTGGCAGCGCCGTCGAGGCCCACGAGCAGGTGAAGAGCATCCTGGCGAGGGAGCCGACTGCCAACGAAACGAGGGAGAAGGCCGGCCCACCAGCAGCTGAGGAAGACGAGACCTCGTGGACCGCACCTGGCGGTGAGCAGGCCATGATGGGGCCTAGTGTCGGGCCAGAGGAGGTGCTGGAGGCGTCGGCAGCGGTGACCGGCGCACCCTGGCTGGAGGCTGACAGCCCTGGCCTGGGTGGAGTGACCGCAGAGGCCGGCAGCGGCGACACCCAGGCCCTTCCAGCCACGCTCCCGGCTCCCAAGGAGGCCCTGGGACAGTCATCGATGGCCCCCTCCATCCCCAAGGCTACAGAGGCCAGCagaccaccctcccccacacctggCGACATGCTGAGCCCCGGCCCAGAACACCCCAAGGAGAGTCCCTTGGAGGTTTGGTTGAACCTGGGAGGCAGCACACATGACCCTCAAGGGCCAGAGCCCACATTCCCCTTTCAGGGCACAATGGAGCCCCAGCCAGCGTCAGATATAATTGACATCGACTACTTCGAAGGATTGGATGGTGAGGGCCGTGGTGCCGACCTGGAGAGCTTCCCAGGGTCGCCAGGAACCTCAGAGCACCACCCTGATACTGGGGGAGAGACCccttcctggagcctgcttgacttATACGATGACTTCACCCCCTTTGATGAATCTGACTTCTACCCCACCACATCCTTCTATGATGACCttgatgaagaggaggaggaagaggaggatgacAAGGATGCAGCGGGAGGTGGAGACCTGGAAGATGAAAGTGACCTTCTGGTGCCTACCGAGAAGCCTGGTCTGGGGCCCGGGACTGGCCAGCCTACCAGTCGGTGGCATGCTGTCCCCCCACAGCATACTCTGGGGATGGTCCCTGGCAGCAGCATCGCCCTCAGGCCCCGCCCTGGAGAGCCAGGCAGGGACCTGACCCCAAGCGAGAATGGCACTGAGTGCCGCAGCGGCTTTGTGCGACATAATGGCTCCTGCCGGTCAGTGTGCGACCTCTTTCCAAGTTACTGTCACAATGGCGGCCAGTGCTACCTGGTGGAGAACATAGGGGCCTTCTGCAG GTGCAACACACAGGACTACATCTGGCACAAGGGGATGCGCTGCGAGTCCATCATCACCGACTTCCAGGTGATGTGCGTGGCCGTCGGCTCAGCCGCCCTTGTACTGCTCCTGCTCTTCATGATGACAGTGTTCTTCGCCAAGAAGCTATATCTGCTcaagacagagaataccaagctgCGTAGGACCAA CAAATTCCGGACCCCGTCTGAGCTCCACAACGATAACTTCTCCCTCTCCACCATTGCCGAAGGCTCTCACCCAAAC
- the CSPG5 gene encoding chondroitin sulfate proteoglycan 5 isoform X3 has translation MGRAGGGGPGRGPPPLLLLLGAALVLAARAAPAREAGSAVEAHEQVKSILAREPTANETREKAGPPAAEEDETSWTAPGGEQAMMGPSVGPEEVLEASAAVTGAPWLEADSPGLGGVTAEAGSGDTQALPATLPAPKEALGQSSMAPSIPKATEASRPPSPTPGDMLSPGPEHPKESPLEVWLNLGGSTHDPQGPEPTFPFQGTMEPQPASDIIDIDYFEGLDGEGRGADLESFPGSPGTSEHHPDTGGETPSWSLLDLYDDFTPFDESDFYPTTSFYDDLDEEEEEEEDDKDAAGGGDLEDESDLLVPTEKPGLGPGTGQPTSRWHAVPPQHTLGMVPGSSIALRPRPGEPGRDLTPSENGTECRSGFVRHNGSCRSVCDLFPSYCHNGGQCYLVENIGAFCRCNTQDYIWHKGMRCESIITDFQVMCVAVGSAALVLLLLFMMTVFFAKKLYLLKTENTKLRRTNKFRTPSELHNDNFSLSTIAEGSHPNHNLPCFESALRLELLHTLLQMKSVPLRRNLEFPLPSPRPRQNL, from the exons ATGGGccgagccgggggcgggggcccgGGCCGGGGGCCGCCgcctctgctgctgcttctggggGCCGCGCTGGTCCTCGCCGCCCGGGCCGCGCCGG CCCGTGAGGCTGGCAGCGCCGTCGAGGCCCACGAGCAGGTGAAGAGCATCCTGGCGAGGGAGCCGACTGCCAACGAAACGAGGGAGAAGGCCGGCCCACCAGCAGCTGAGGAAGACGAGACCTCGTGGACCGCACCTGGCGGTGAGCAGGCCATGATGGGGCCTAGTGTCGGGCCAGAGGAGGTGCTGGAGGCGTCGGCAGCGGTGACCGGCGCACCCTGGCTGGAGGCTGACAGCCCTGGCCTGGGTGGAGTGACCGCAGAGGCCGGCAGCGGCGACACCCAGGCCCTTCCAGCCACGCTCCCGGCTCCCAAGGAGGCCCTGGGACAGTCATCGATGGCCCCCTCCATCCCCAAGGCTACAGAGGCCAGCagaccaccctcccccacacctggCGACATGCTGAGCCCCGGCCCAGAACACCCCAAGGAGAGTCCCTTGGAGGTTTGGTTGAACCTGGGAGGCAGCACACATGACCCTCAAGGGCCAGAGCCCACATTCCCCTTTCAGGGCACAATGGAGCCCCAGCCAGCGTCAGATATAATTGACATCGACTACTTCGAAGGATTGGATGGTGAGGGCCGTGGTGCCGACCTGGAGAGCTTCCCAGGGTCGCCAGGAACCTCAGAGCACCACCCTGATACTGGGGGAGAGACCccttcctggagcctgcttgacttATACGATGACTTCACCCCCTTTGATGAATCTGACTTCTACCCCACCACATCCTTCTATGATGACCttgatgaagaggaggaggaagaggaggatgacAAGGATGCAGCGGGAGGTGGAGACCTGGAAGATGAAAGTGACCTTCTGGTGCCTACCGAGAAGCCTGGTCTGGGGCCCGGGACTGGCCAGCCTACCAGTCGGTGGCATGCTGTCCCCCCACAGCATACTCTGGGGATGGTCCCTGGCAGCAGCATCGCCCTCAGGCCCCGCCCTGGAGAGCCAGGCAGGGACCTGACCCCAAGCGAGAATGGCACTGAGTGCCGCAGCGGCTTTGTGCGACATAATGGCTCCTGCCGGTCAGTGTGCGACCTCTTTCCAAGTTACTGTCACAATGGCGGCCAGTGCTACCTGGTGGAGAACATAGGGGCCTTCTGCAG GTGCAACACACAGGACTACATCTGGCACAAGGGGATGCGCTGCGAGTCCATCATCACCGACTTCCAGGTGATGTGCGTGGCCGTCGGCTCAGCCGCCCTTGTACTGCTCCTGCTCTTCATGATGACAGTGTTCTTCGCCAAGAAGCTATATCTGCTcaagacagagaataccaagctgCGTAGGACCAA CAAATTCCGGACCCCGTCTGAGCTCCACAACGATAACTTCTCCCTCTCCACCATTGCCGAAGGCTCTCACCCAAAC
- the CSPG5 gene encoding chondroitin sulfate proteoglycan 5 isoform X1: MGRAGGGGPGRGPPPLLLLLGAALVLAARAAPAREAGSAVEAHEQVKSILAREPTANETREKAGPPAAEEDETSWTAPGGEQAMMGPSVGPEEVLEASAAVTGAPWLEADSPGLGGVTAEAGSGDTQALPATLPAPKEALGQSSMAPSIPKATEASRPPSPTPGDMLSPGPEHPKESPLEVWLNLGGSTHDPQGPEPTFPFQGTMEPQPASDIIDIDYFEGLDGEGRGADLESFPGSPGTSEHHPDTGGETPSWSLLDLYDDFTPFDESDFYPTTSFYDDLDEEEEEEEDDKDAAGGGDLEDESDLLVPTEKPGLGPGTGQPTSRWHAVPPQHTLGMVPGSSIALRPRPGEPGRDLTPSENGTECRSGFVRHNGSCRSVCDLFPSYCHNGGQCYLVENIGAFCRCNTQDYIWHKGMRCESIITDFQVMCVAVGSAALVLLLLFMMTVFFAKKLYLLKTENTKLRRTNKFRTPSELHNDNFSLSTIAEGSHPNDDPSAPHKIQEALKSCLKEEESFNIQNSMSPKLEGGKGDQADLEVNCLQNNLT, from the exons ATGGGccgagccgggggcgggggcccgGGCCGGGGGCCGCCgcctctgctgctgcttctggggGCCGCGCTGGTCCTCGCCGCCCGGGCCGCGCCGG CCCGTGAGGCTGGCAGCGCCGTCGAGGCCCACGAGCAGGTGAAGAGCATCCTGGCGAGGGAGCCGACTGCCAACGAAACGAGGGAGAAGGCCGGCCCACCAGCAGCTGAGGAAGACGAGACCTCGTGGACCGCACCTGGCGGTGAGCAGGCCATGATGGGGCCTAGTGTCGGGCCAGAGGAGGTGCTGGAGGCGTCGGCAGCGGTGACCGGCGCACCCTGGCTGGAGGCTGACAGCCCTGGCCTGGGTGGAGTGACCGCAGAGGCCGGCAGCGGCGACACCCAGGCCCTTCCAGCCACGCTCCCGGCTCCCAAGGAGGCCCTGGGACAGTCATCGATGGCCCCCTCCATCCCCAAGGCTACAGAGGCCAGCagaccaccctcccccacacctggCGACATGCTGAGCCCCGGCCCAGAACACCCCAAGGAGAGTCCCTTGGAGGTTTGGTTGAACCTGGGAGGCAGCACACATGACCCTCAAGGGCCAGAGCCCACATTCCCCTTTCAGGGCACAATGGAGCCCCAGCCAGCGTCAGATATAATTGACATCGACTACTTCGAAGGATTGGATGGTGAGGGCCGTGGTGCCGACCTGGAGAGCTTCCCAGGGTCGCCAGGAACCTCAGAGCACCACCCTGATACTGGGGGAGAGACCccttcctggagcctgcttgacttATACGATGACTTCACCCCCTTTGATGAATCTGACTTCTACCCCACCACATCCTTCTATGATGACCttgatgaagaggaggaggaagaggaggatgacAAGGATGCAGCGGGAGGTGGAGACCTGGAAGATGAAAGTGACCTTCTGGTGCCTACCGAGAAGCCTGGTCTGGGGCCCGGGACTGGCCAGCCTACCAGTCGGTGGCATGCTGTCCCCCCACAGCATACTCTGGGGATGGTCCCTGGCAGCAGCATCGCCCTCAGGCCCCGCCCTGGAGAGCCAGGCAGGGACCTGACCCCAAGCGAGAATGGCACTGAGTGCCGCAGCGGCTTTGTGCGACATAATGGCTCCTGCCGGTCAGTGTGCGACCTCTTTCCAAGTTACTGTCACAATGGCGGCCAGTGCTACCTGGTGGAGAACATAGGGGCCTTCTGCAG GTGCAACACACAGGACTACATCTGGCACAAGGGGATGCGCTGCGAGTCCATCATCACCGACTTCCAGGTGATGTGCGTGGCCGTCGGCTCAGCCGCCCTTGTACTGCTCCTGCTCTTCATGATGACAGTGTTCTTCGCCAAGAAGCTATATCTGCTcaagacagagaataccaagctgCGTAGGACCAA CAAATTCCGGACCCCGTCTGAGCTCCACAACGATAACTTCTCCCTCTCCACCATTGCCGAAGGCTCTCACCCAAAC